In Alphaproteobacteria bacterium, one genomic interval encodes:
- a CDS encoding ABC transporter permease: protein MFALVTRRILQSVIVMLTVALIAFALFRFVGDPVAQMVGQETPLDQREQLREQLGLNDPIPLQFARYVVDTAQGKFGISYRTGRPVDDLLRERLPATLELCFVAALFALLVGLPMGVYTALYPDRWLSRLFLTVSLIGISLPTFLVGILLILIFGVTLGWLPTFGRGEVVDLGLWSTGLLSVSGWKSIVMPAFTLGMFQLTLIMRLVRSEMLEVLRTDFIKFARARGLRARSVNFRHALKNTLVPVITITGLQLGAIIAFAIITESVFQWPGMGLLFLQAIQFADIPIMASYLVLVSLFFVVINLVVDILYHIVDPRLRAERRIAMGN from the coding sequence TTGTTCGCACTAGTAACCCGCCGGATTTTGCAGTCCGTGATCGTCATGCTGACCGTCGCGCTGATTGCATTCGCGCTATTCCGATTCGTGGGCGACCCCGTGGCGCAAATGGTGGGGCAGGAAACGCCGCTCGATCAACGCGAACAGCTCCGCGAGCAACTTGGGTTGAACGACCCGATCCCGTTGCAGTTCGCCCGCTATGTCGTGGACACCGCCCAAGGGAAATTCGGCATTTCCTACCGCACCGGTCGACCGGTCGATGACCTCCTACGCGAACGACTACCGGCGACCCTTGAACTCTGTTTTGTCGCTGCCCTTTTTGCCCTGCTCGTCGGCCTGCCGATGGGGGTCTATACGGCACTCTACCCTGACCGCTGGCTGAGCCGACTCTTTCTCACCGTCTCCCTAATCGGTATTTCGTTGCCCACCTTCTTGGTCGGCATTCTGCTGATCTTGATCTTCGGCGTGACGCTTGGATGGTTGCCGACATTCGGTCGCGGGGAAGTCGTGGACCTTGGGCTTTGGTCAACCGGGCTGCTCAGTGTCAGCGGATGGAAGTCGATCGTGATGCCGGCGTTCACCTTGGGAATGTTCCAACTAACGTTGATCATGCGATTAGTGCGGTCCGAGATGCTCGAAGTCCTACGAACCGATTTCATCAAGTTCGCCCGCGCACGGGGTCTGCGTGCCCGCTCGGTGAACTTTCGGCACGCCCTGAAAAATACGTTGGTCCCCGTGATCACGATCACCGGACTCCAACTCGGCGCGATCATTGCGTTCGCGATCATCACCGAATCGGTGTTTCAATGGCCCGGCATGGGCCTTCTTTTCCTGCAGGCAATTCAATTCGCCGATATTCCGATCATGGCGAGCTATCTCGTCCTGGTGTCTCTGTTCTTCGTCGTGATCAATCTCGTGGTCGACATTCTCTATCACATCGTCGACCCGCGCCTCCGCGCGGAACGGCGCATCGCGATGGGCAACTGA
- a CDS encoding ABC transporter permease — protein sequence MARGWGAALRQRLDTDVANSFRRSPVTMIAGVVTASLFLMALFAPLISPQDPFDPASLNLLDAFTAPVWDEGGTWRFWLGTDDQGRDIFSAILYGLRVSLLVGFASVLFSMALGVTLGLIAGYVGGYIDSIVMRIADVQLSFPAILIALLINGVARVVMPRAAVEDLAIPVLVLSIGLSGWVNFARTVRGSTMVEKGKEYVLAARVVGRPPSIIMIRHVLPNVAGPVLVIATISLAVAILAEATLSFLGVGVPPTQPSLGTLVNVGNNFLFSGEWWVVVFPGATLALLVLAVNLLGDWLRDALNPRLR from the coding sequence ATGGCGCGCGGCTGGGGCGCGGCCCTACGGCAGCGACTCGACACAGATGTCGCCAATAGCTTTCGTCGCTCGCCGGTTACGATGATCGCGGGTGTTGTAACGGCATCGCTCTTTCTCATGGCGTTGTTCGCACCGCTCATCTCACCCCAGGATCCGTTCGATCCGGCGAGCCTCAATCTCCTAGATGCGTTCACGGCACCCGTGTGGGACGAGGGCGGAACCTGGAGGTTCTGGCTCGGGACCGACGACCAGGGGCGCGATATTTTCTCGGCGATTCTCTACGGCCTACGGGTTTCCCTCTTGGTCGGCTTCGCGTCCGTGTTGTTCTCGATGGCGCTCGGCGTAACCTTGGGTCTCATTGCCGGCTATGTCGGCGGCTACATCGACAGCATCGTCATGCGCATCGCAGACGTTCAACTCAGCTTCCCCGCCATTCTTATCGCGTTGCTGATCAACGGTGTCGCCCGTGTCGTGATGCCGCGTGCGGCGGTCGAAGACCTCGCGATACCCGTACTCGTCCTATCCATCGGGTTGTCCGGTTGGGTGAACTTTGCCCGTACGGTGCGCGGCTCGACGATGGTCGAGAAGGGCAAAGAGTACGTCCTGGCTGCCCGCGTGGTCGGGCGACCACCATCGATCATCATGATACGCCATGTCCTGCCAAACGTAGCCGGACCCGTTCTGGTGATCGCCACCATCAGCCTCGCCGTGGCGATTCTCGCCGAGGCGACGCTCTCGTTTCTCGGCGTCGGTGTGCCGCCGACTCAACCTTCCCTGGGAACGTTGGTCAACGTTGGTAACAACTTCCTCTTTTCGGGTGAGTGGTGGGTCGTCGTCTTTCCTGGCGCGACGCTCGCCCTCCTCGTTCTCGCCGTGAACTTGCTCGGCGACTGGCTGCGCGATGCGCTGAACCCGAGGCTGCGCTAG
- a CDS encoding thiamine pyrophosphate-binding protein, producing the protein MDEIEKPVDVAGNAAPAWGSDTMAMAVRNLGLKYVALNPGASFRGFHDSLVNFLGNRDPQMILCLHEDHAVSIAHGYAKVAGEPMAVVLHSNVGLMHGSMGIFNAFCDRVPVMVFGATGPVDAAKRRPWIDWIHTAQDQGGLIRNFIKWDDQPASVAAAVESIYRANQIARTAPRGPVYVCLDADLQEQALDAPIVPPDARRYAPARSQRPSAEALEEAAALLNGARRPAILSGRIARTQNAWDARVALAEKLGAVVFTDFKAGATFPTAHAQHGGTLQFLSDDQKQAVRACDVILSLDWIDLAGTLGQVWSDVEVGASVIHASIDQYVHNGWSMDHQGLPPVDVTLLSEADVAVPLLTAAVAGGRKTSAVPPRKTPDDLSGDGPLTVDHIANALRDAVGDSPVSLVRLPGGWPGARWPLEGPLDFLGYDGGGGIGSGPGMAIGSALALKDSGRLAVAVIGDGDYLMGVNAFWTAAHYRIPLLTIVANNQSYFNDEMHQDRVARLRSRNPDNRWIGQKIADPALDLAQLAKAQGLPGIGPIETAGQLATAMMEGVAVLRAGGACVIDVRVGPRGATAATMIGRR; encoded by the coding sequence ATGGACGAGATCGAGAAGCCAGTCGATGTTGCAGGAAATGCCGCACCCGCGTGGGGAAGCGACACGATGGCGATGGCAGTACGCAATCTGGGGCTCAAGTATGTTGCGCTGAACCCGGGTGCGAGCTTTCGTGGGTTCCACGACAGCCTGGTCAACTTTCTCGGCAACCGGGATCCTCAGATGATCCTGTGCTTACATGAAGACCATGCGGTTTCGATTGCGCACGGCTATGCCAAGGTGGCCGGCGAGCCGATGGCTGTGGTGTTACATAGTAACGTCGGTTTGATGCACGGATCGATGGGCATATTCAACGCGTTTTGCGACCGGGTGCCGGTAATGGTGTTCGGCGCCACCGGTCCGGTCGATGCGGCGAAGCGCCGACCGTGGATCGATTGGATTCACACCGCCCAGGATCAAGGTGGGTTGATCCGAAACTTCATCAAATGGGACGATCAACCAGCATCGGTCGCCGCGGCGGTCGAGTCGATCTACCGGGCCAATCAGATCGCCCGAACGGCACCGCGGGGCCCAGTCTACGTGTGCCTCGATGCGGACCTTCAGGAACAGGCCCTCGACGCGCCGATTGTGCCGCCCGACGCCCGGCGGTATGCCCCCGCGAGATCGCAGCGACCGAGTGCCGAAGCTTTAGAAGAGGCCGCGGCGCTTCTGAACGGTGCCCGACGCCCGGCGATTCTGTCGGGCCGCATTGCCCGGACCCAGAACGCATGGGATGCGCGGGTCGCTCTCGCCGAAAAACTCGGTGCCGTCGTGTTCACCGATTTCAAGGCGGGCGCGACCTTCCCGACGGCCCACGCCCAGCACGGCGGGACCCTGCAATTCCTCAGCGATGACCAAAAGCAGGCGGTGCGAGCGTGTGACGTGATCCTCAGCCTCGACTGGATCGACCTTGCCGGAACGCTCGGGCAGGTGTGGTCGGACGTGGAAGTAGGGGCAAGCGTGATTCATGCCTCGATCGATCAATACGTCCACAACGGTTGGAGCATGGACCATCAAGGTTTGCCACCGGTCGACGTCACGCTATTGAGCGAAGCCGATGTGGCGGTGCCACTTCTGACGGCGGCGGTTGCGGGTGGTCGCAAGACATCCGCGGTGCCGCCGCGCAAGACCCCGGACGATCTCAGCGGCGATGGGCCGCTGACCGTGGATCACATTGCCAACGCGTTGAGGGATGCTGTGGGCGATTCCCCAGTTTCGTTGGTGCGCCTGCCGGGCGGCTGGCCAGGCGCGCGGTGGCCGCTGGAAGGGCCGCTCGACTTTCTCGGGTACGACGGGGGCGGGGGTATCGGCTCAGGGCCGGGGATGGCGATCGGCAGCGCCTTGGCGCTCAAAGACTCAGGTCGGCTCGCCGTCGCGGTGATTGGGGACGGCGACTACCTCATGGGCGTCAATGCGTTTTGGACGGCGGCGCATTACCGCATTCCCTTGCTGACCATCGTTGCCAACAACCAATCCTACTTTAACGACGAGATGCATCAGGATCGTGTCGCGCGCCTGCGGTCGCGCAACCCGGACAACCGGTGGATAGGACAGAAGATCGCGGACCCAGCTTTGGACCTTGCCCAGTTGGCCAAAGCCCAGGGTCTCCCGGGCATTGGACCGATCGAAACCGCAGGTCAACTCGCGACCGCGATGATGGAAGGTGTCGCCGTGCTACGTGCCGGAGGCGCCTGCGTAATCGATGTTCGCGTTGGCCCCCGGGGGGCGACTGCCGCGACGATGATCGGTCGGCGGTGA
- a CDS encoding DUF1194 domain-containing protein: MTRARFLLAVCSLGAALALATPARAQAVDLELVLAVDVSGSIDFEEARLQRQGYMAAFLDPVVLSAIGAGPLGRIAVTYVEWAGAFSRAVTVDWMMIDGPATAEAFVAALERAPLHRGRYTSISGAIEFALPMFDANTFQGTRLVIDISGDGPNNNGTLVNRSRDLAAEAGVTVNGLPIINDRPNPFGIPQMKDLDVYFEHCVIAGPGAFVVVAEGFHDFGSAIRRKLILEIAGHQPNTFHRAQGYVPPPCDIGEKMIRQFRGNQFDFDTF; this comes from the coding sequence ATGACGCGCGCGCGATTCCTCCTTGCGGTTTGTAGCTTGGGTGCAGCTCTGGCTCTGGCGACGCCGGCAAGGGCACAAGCTGTCGACTTGGAGCTCGTTCTTGCGGTCGATGTCTCCGGCAGTATCGATTTCGAGGAAGCGCGACTGCAGCGGCAAGGCTATATGGCGGCGTTCCTCGATCCGGTCGTGCTCAGCGCGATTGGCGCGGGCCCATTGGGGCGAATTGCCGTGACTTATGTGGAGTGGGCGGGGGCGTTTAGCCGGGCGGTCACCGTCGACTGGATGATGATCGACGGTCCTGCTACAGCGGAGGCCTTTGTTGCGGCGTTGGAGCGCGCCCCGTTGCACCGGGGTCGCTACACGTCGATTAGCGGCGCGATCGAGTTCGCTCTGCCGATGTTCGACGCCAACACCTTCCAAGGAACGCGGCTCGTGATCGATATTTCCGGCGACGGGCCGAATAACAATGGAACGTTGGTCAACCGGTCCCGCGACCTCGCGGCCGAGGCAGGGGTTACCGTGAACGGGCTGCCGATCATCAACGATCGGCCCAATCCCTTTGGCATCCCGCAAATGAAGGATCTCGATGTCTATTTCGAGCATTGCGTCATTGCCGGGCCGGGGGCGTTCGTCGTTGTGGCGGAGGGTTTCCATGATTTCGGCAGTGCCATTCGTCGCAAACTGATCCTCGAAATCGCTGGTCACCAGCCGAACACATTTCACCGCGCACAGGGATATGTACCGCCGCCGTGCGATATTGGCGAGAAGATGATTCGGCAGTTCCGCGGCAATCAATTTGACTTCGACACATTCTGA
- a CDS encoding DNA-3-methyladenine glycosylase 2 family protein, translating to MIHGRPDPTLAPALEELARRDRHISAAFRVVGLPRRRRQTRGFSGLLRIVMAQQLSVHAAKAIIERLDAATGCDPERLAAASDAELRALGLSRQKIAYGRELATAVTSGALNFRRLHRMDDAAAIAALTEIKGIGRWTAEIYLLFALGRADIMPAGDLAICAAVQRLKKLRKRPDEKRMRHIAESWRPYRSAAACFLWHYYAHPGVPDASG from the coding sequence ATGATCCATGGCCGACCTGACCCAACCCTTGCGCCTGCACTTGAAGAACTTGCGCGCCGCGATCGGCACATTAGCGCTGCCTTCCGCGTCGTGGGACTGCCGCGCCGGCGCCGCCAAACCCGGGGCTTCTCGGGCTTGCTGCGAATTGTGATGGCGCAACAACTCTCAGTCCATGCCGCCAAGGCGATCATTGAGCGGTTGGACGCGGCGACCGGATGCGACCCCGAACGTTTGGCCGCGGCATCGGATGCGGAACTCCGAGCACTTGGACTAAGTCGGCAGAAAATCGCATATGGGCGCGAACTGGCAACCGCCGTCACCAGCGGGGCGTTGAATTTCCGCCGGTTGCACCGGATGGACGATGCCGCGGCAATTGCCGCGCTCACCGAGATCAAGGGGATCGGCCGGTGGACGGCCGAGATCTACCTGCTCTTTGCACTGGGCCGCGCCGATATCATGCCGGCGGGGGATTTGGCGATTTGCGCGGCCGTCCAGCGGCTCAAGAAATTGCGGAAACGTCCCGACGAGAAACGGATGCGTCACATTGCTGAATCGTGGCGCCCCTACCGGAGCGCTGCGGCGTGTTTCCTCTGGCACTACTACGCTCATCCCGGCGTCCCGGACGCTTCGGGATGA
- a CDS encoding ribokinase, translating into MTHTVCILGIFVADLTFVAPGALPHPGETALGREFRIGPGGKGSNQAVAARRAGAEVTLIAKIGADTFGDMAHELYAAEGISDRGLIDSQTHPTGAAGIFLSEETGENAIVVTPGAAGAISVAEAEAAIDLVAAADIFLTQFEVPLPVAQVGLRLAKSRGVRTVLNPAPAASVSPQIWSLADIVTPNESEAGALSGHRVTGPAEAANAGRYFLDRGAGAVVITLGANGVFLMDTQRTLVVAAHRAGPLVETTGAGDSFNGAMAAALAEGQDLENAVRFGNAAAAISVTRPGTAPAMPTRREIEKLLARKT; encoded by the coding sequence ATGACCCATACCGTTTGCATTCTCGGCATCTTCGTGGCGGACTTGACCTTCGTCGCGCCTGGGGCGTTGCCACATCCAGGGGAAACCGCCCTAGGCCGCGAATTTCGAATCGGCCCCGGCGGTAAGGGCTCCAATCAGGCCGTTGCGGCCCGCCGTGCCGGCGCAGAGGTCACACTAATCGCCAAAATCGGCGCCGACACCTTTGGCGATATGGCGCACGAACTCTACGCGGCTGAGGGCATTTCAGACCGCGGGCTGATCGACAGCCAAACCCACCCGACCGGCGCGGCTGGGATATTCCTGAGCGAAGAAACCGGGGAGAACGCGATCGTCGTCACCCCGGGTGCCGCCGGCGCCATCTCGGTTGCGGAGGCGGAAGCGGCAATCGACCTGGTCGCCGCGGCCGACATCTTCCTGACCCAGTTCGAGGTGCCCCTTCCCGTCGCGCAGGTTGGCTTGCGCTTGGCCAAATCCCGGGGCGTCCGCACGGTATTGAACCCGGCGCCGGCCGCTTCGGTAAGCCCCCAGATTTGGTCGCTCGCCGATATCGTCACGCCCAACGAAAGCGAAGCAGGCGCCCTAAGCGGCCACCGCGTTACCGGCCCCGCCGAAGCCGCGAACGCCGGGCGGTATTTTCTAGACCGAGGCGCGGGCGCGGTCGTCATCACACTCGGCGCGAACGGCGTCTTTTTGATGGACACCCAACGTACCCTCGTCGTCGCGGCCCACCGAGCAGGTCCCTTGGTCGAAACCACGGGTGCCGGAGATTCCTTCAACGGCGCGATGGCCGCAGCCCTCGCCGAAGGGCAGGACCTTGAGAATGCCGTGCGATTTGGCAACGCTGCTGCAGCGATCTCGGTAACGCGACCTGGAACCGCGCCGGCGATGCCGACCCGCCGCGAAATAGAAAAACTCCTGGCACGGAAAACTTGA
- a CDS encoding nucleoside hydrolase, whose translation MARTPILIDCDPGQDDAVMLLLAFGARDALDIRGITTVAGNVPLAKTQRNARIICELGGVSDIPVFAGCERPMMRHLVTAEHVHGREGIDGTEIYEPALPLQAQHAVDFIVDTLMKVPDDSITLVPTGPLTNIGMAIVREPRILPKIREIVLMGGAMREGGNTTPSAEFNIYVDPHAADIVFRCGRPIVIMPLDVTHQVITTAARIEAFASLGNRTGTAVKAMMAFYNRFDEEKYGTDGGPLHDPCTIAYLLEPALFSGKAVNVTVETQSDLTMGATVTDFWRVTERGHNATWIHGVDADGFFDLLNRKIASLP comes from the coding sequence ATGGCACGAACACCTATCCTCATCGACTGCGATCCCGGGCAAGACGATGCGGTCATGCTGTTGCTCGCGTTCGGGGCGCGCGACGCGTTGGATATACGGGGGATCACTACCGTCGCCGGCAACGTCCCCTTGGCCAAGACCCAGCGCAATGCGCGAATCATCTGCGAACTGGGGGGCGTCTCCGACATTCCGGTATTCGCAGGCTGCGAGCGGCCCATGATGCGACACCTCGTGACAGCGGAGCATGTGCATGGCCGCGAGGGTATCGACGGCACCGAGATCTATGAACCCGCCCTGCCTCTCCAAGCCCAGCATGCCGTCGACTTCATCGTCGATACGTTGATGAAAGTGCCCGACGATTCCATAACGCTCGTGCCGACCGGCCCGCTCACCAACATCGGTATGGCGATCGTGCGCGAACCCCGCATCCTACCCAAAATCCGCGAGATCGTATTGATGGGCGGCGCGATGCGCGAGGGCGGCAACACGACACCGTCCGCCGAATTCAACATCTACGTCGATCCGCACGCCGCCGACATCGTTTTCCGCTGCGGTCGCCCGATCGTGATAATGCCGCTCGACGTCACCCACCAGGTCATCACCACCGCCGCGCGGATCGAAGCCTTTGCCAGCCTCGGCAATCGGACCGGCACAGCCGTCAAGGCAATGATGGCGTTCTACAACCGGTTCGACGAGGAGAAATACGGTACCGACGGGGGACCGCTGCACGACCCCTGCACCATCGCCTATTTGCTGGAACCGGCCCTGTTTTCCGGCAAGGCCGTCAACGTCACGGTCGAAACGCAATCCGACCTAACGATGGGCGCAACGGTCACCGACTTTTGGCGAGTAACGGAGCGCGGCCATAACGCCACCTGGATTCACGGTGTTGATGCCGACGGTTTCTTCGATCTTCTCAATCGGAAGATCGCGAGCCTCCCCTAG
- a CDS encoding VOC family protein, which yields MKYLHTMVRVTDVDASLAFYGKLGLREVRRIDNDKGRFSLIFLAAPGDEEAQVELTYNWDPETYDGGRNFGHLAYQVDDIYAACQRLMDGGVTINRPPRDGRMAFVRSPDNISVELLQKGDALRPAEPWTSMPNVGEW from the coding sequence ATGAAGTATTTGCATACGATGGTCCGTGTAACCGATGTCGACGCATCGTTGGCGTTCTACGGCAAGCTCGGCCTGCGTGAGGTTCGACGGATCGACAACGACAAGGGGCGATTTTCCCTTATCTTTCTTGCGGCACCGGGCGACGAGGAAGCCCAGGTCGAGCTGACTTACAACTGGGATCCTGAGACCTACGACGGCGGCCGCAACTTCGGTCACTTGGCCTACCAGGTCGACGACATTTATGCGGCCTGCCAACGCCTGATGGACGGTGGCGTAACGATCAACCGACCCCCGCGCGACGGGCGTATGGCGTTCGTACGCTCGCCCGACAACATCTCGGTGGAACTGCTGCAAAAAGGCGACGCCCTTCGACCGGCTGAGCCTTGGACATCGATGCCCAATGTCGGCGAGTGGTAG
- the pspC gene encoding envelope stress response membrane protein PspC — MNNPARASHTRLYKNRRKGKVSGVCAGIADYFGISPTPLRVIFVVSLITPFWLPSLVVYFLASWILEDTPIEETPISSEEERFWKEVRREPGGTAHDLRHKFREIERRLGAMETHVTSSEFDLKRKFRDLGA, encoded by the coding sequence ATGAATAATCCAGCTCGCGCCAGTCACACGCGGCTCTACAAGAATCGCCGCAAGGGAAAAGTCTCGGGGGTCTGCGCTGGGATTGCCGACTATTTCGGGATTAGCCCAACCCCGCTGCGAGTGATCTTTGTCGTGAGTTTGATCACGCCGTTTTGGTTGCCGTCCCTGGTCGTATATTTCTTGGCGTCGTGGATATTGGAGGATACGCCCATCGAGGAGACGCCCATTTCCAGCGAGGAGGAGCGGTTCTGGAAAGAGGTTCGCCGTGAGCCTGGCGGCACGGCGCACGACCTGCGCCACAAGTTTCGCGAGATCGAGCGGCGTCTGGGCGCGATGGAGACGCATGTGACGTCGAGCGAATTCGACCTCAAGCGAAAGTTTCGTGACCTCGGCGCCTAA
- the pspB gene encoding envelope stress response membrane protein PspB encodes MDTGMVAVILALGVVVPTWIVFHYVTRWRGTKTISGEDEKLLQDLWQSAEKIEQRLGSLEKILDADSPDWRRARDE; translated from the coding sequence ATGGACACCGGAATGGTCGCCGTCATCTTGGCGCTCGGCGTGGTCGTGCCGACGTGGATCGTCTTCCACTACGTGACTCGCTGGCGCGGTACCAAGACGATCTCTGGCGAGGACGAGAAGTTGTTGCAGGACCTTTGGCAAAGCGCCGAAAAAATCGAGCAGCGATTGGGAAGCCTCGAAAAGATCCTCGATGCCGACTCTCCGGATTGGCGGAGGGCGCGCGATGAATAA
- the pspA gene encoding phage shock protein PspA gives MGVFSRLTDIINSNLTAMLDRAEDPEKMIRLIIQEMEDTLVEVRSTAARTIAEKKGINRQLDRLADSAAEWERKAEFAISRNREDLAKGALLEKSKLADAANALETEVALLDESLEKNDTDVARLEAKLTEAKAKQKTIRSRKETVDSRLKVRRQLHDPRVDDAFARFEKIEKRIDATEGEIESYDLGKRRSLSDEIAELEAESSIEKELAALKARVSGAPKS, from the coding sequence ATGGGTGTTTTTTCTCGCTTGACAGACATTATCAATTCCAACCTCACGGCGATGTTGGACCGTGCGGAGGATCCCGAAAAGATGATTCGGCTGATCATCCAGGAAATGGAGGACACGCTGGTTGAGGTTCGCTCGACCGCTGCGCGAACCATTGCCGAGAAAAAAGGGATCAACCGGCAATTGGACCGTCTGGCCGATTCGGCTGCGGAGTGGGAGCGCAAGGCCGAGTTCGCCATCTCGCGCAATCGCGAGGACTTAGCCAAGGGCGCGCTTCTGGAGAAGTCCAAACTTGCGGATGCTGCAAACGCGCTGGAAACAGAGGTCGCTCTTTTGGACGAATCGCTCGAAAAGAACGATACCGACGTTGCACGCCTCGAAGCGAAGCTGACTGAAGCCAAGGCAAAACAGAAAACCATTCGGTCGCGCAAAGAAACCGTCGATTCGAGGCTTAAGGTTCGCCGCCAGTTGCACGACCCGCGCGTCGACGATGCCTTCGCCCGGTTCGAGAAGATCGAGAAGAGAATCGATGCGACCGAAGGCGAAATCGAGTCCTATGATCTTGGCAAGCGGCGCTCGCTGTCCGACGAGATCGCCGAACTGGAGGCCGAAAGTTCCATCGAGAAGGAACTCGCGGCCCTCAAAGCCCGGGTCTCGGGCGCGCCTAAGTCCTAG
- the pspF gene encoding phage shock protein operon transcriptional activator, producing MNAPADLPPLIGESPSFLALGEEISRLATLDRPVLVIGERGTGKELVAARLHFLSARWDRTYAKLNCAALSEGLLESELFGHEAGAFTGATRRRAGRFELANGGSLFLDEIANASLSVQEKILRTVEYGEFERVGGNATIGVDVRVIGATNVDLPAAARDGRFRHDLLDRLSIAVITIPPLRARLEDIPLLATHFGRGIAQEIGWDAFPGFARNALKKMRDYPWPGNVRELKNVVERSVFASEPDQPIQHIVFDPFDSPFRPHTAEHTVPAIDQPPDAIQAPAPDAAGPVNLRDAVAAFEKKLLERALMENRYNQRATANYLGLTYNQLRNDLRKHDLLGSGPTPSSA from the coding sequence GTGAATGCACCCGCCGACTTGCCACCCCTCATTGGTGAATCCCCCAGTTTCCTGGCATTGGGCGAGGAGATCTCGCGTCTCGCCACCTTGGATCGCCCGGTCCTCGTAATCGGCGAACGCGGCACCGGCAAGGAGCTGGTCGCGGCGCGCCTTCACTTCCTGTCGGCGCGCTGGGACCGGACATACGCCAAACTCAATTGCGCAGCGCTCTCCGAGGGTCTGTTGGAAAGCGAACTGTTTGGCCACGAAGCGGGGGCCTTCACCGGTGCTACACGCCGCCGTGCGGGCCGATTCGAACTCGCCAACGGCGGCAGCCTGTTTCTCGACGAGATCGCCAACGCGAGTCTGTCGGTCCAGGAGAAAATCTTACGCACCGTCGAGTACGGAGAATTCGAACGTGTTGGCGGCAACGCGACGATCGGCGTCGACGTACGGGTCATCGGCGCAACCAACGTGGACTTGCCCGCCGCCGCGCGCGATGGCCGTTTCCGCCACGATCTTTTGGACCGGTTGAGCATCGCGGTAATCACCATTCCACCGCTGCGCGCTCGGTTGGAAGATATTCCCCTGCTCGCCACTCATTTTGGGCGGGGCATCGCGCAAGAAATCGGATGGGACGCGTTCCCAGGCTTTGCGCGGAACGCACTCAAGAAAATGCGCGACTACCCTTGGCCGGGAAACGTGCGTGAACTGAAAAACGTCGTCGAGCGTTCGGTGTTCGCGAGTGAACCCGACCAGCCGATCCAGCATATCGTCTTCGACCCGTTCGACTCGCCCTTCCGGCCCCATACCGCCGAACACACGGTACCCGCCATCGACCAACCACCCGACGCTATTCAGGCACCCGCCCCCGATGCCGCTGGGCCGGTCAACCTCCGAGATGCCGTCGCAGCCTTTGAAAAGAAGTTGCTGGAACGCGCCTTAATGGAGAACCGGTACAACCAACGCGCCACCGCAAACTATCTCGGCCTTACCTACAACCAACTCCGCAACGATCTACGCAAACACGACCTACTGGGCTCGGGCCCCACGCCCTCTTCGGCGTGA
- a CDS encoding discoidin domain-containing protein, whose amino-acid sequence MDGQRGSAWSSNGDGDDAYIVVDLPKRALIGEIEVWTRSMSDGTAQTFKFTVTTDDGRTPGPFALPDASKPYRFAVDVEAKSLRLDVVESSGGNTGLIEFAAYEK is encoded by the coding sequence ATCGACGGACAGCGTGGCTCGGCATGGTCGTCGAACGGCGACGGCGACGATGCCTATATCGTTGTCGACCTACCAAAGCGCGCGTTGATAGGCGAGATTGAGGTCTGGACCCGTTCGATGAGCGATGGCACCGCGCAGACCTTCAAGTTCACGGTGACGACGGACGATGGCCGGACGCCGGGACCGTTTGCTTTGCCCGATGCCAGCAAACCCTATCGCTTCGCCGTCGATGTCGAAGCGAAGAGCCTGCGTCTCGATGTCGTGGAAAGCAGCGGCGGCAACACCGGTCTCATCGAGTTTGCGGCTTACGAGAAATAG